The Syntrophales bacterium region AACCGCCGGAAATTAGCTTCTTTGGCTGTGATACGGCGGGTGGCATGGACAAACCATGTGCCGAACTTGTTTCGGTATCATTTGTCCGTGTATTCTTACAGACAGGCGAGACGCCTGTCCTACTCTGTGGTGGGTCAGACGTCCTGCCACAGCGGTAGATCAATGACTGTCCTGCCGCCACAGTAGGGTAAGTCGGGCCGTCTCCGCTCACGTAGCGTGGGGTCTCTGTGCCCCACAGAAGGGGGCAAACGCTAACTTGCTTACTCCCATGGTAGGTTGGGCGTCTCGCCCGACAGAATCGTCTTTGAATACAACTTCGCACGGGTTTTATGAAACTGTCAATTTTCTATTTTGATATTTCCATTAACGAAAGTTTCCATCTTCTCTATAAGACCATGGAGGGTTTCTCGGTTCAACGCTGATATGGCTGTAGCCTTAAACCGGCGGCAAAGGGTTTCAAGAAGCGTTTTATCGGGGAAGCAATCCTCTTTATTAAAGACCCTGATGACGGGTTTGTTTGCCAAGTCCAATTCCTCTAAGATCTTTTCGACAGTTGTTATATGTCCCTCAAAGTTCGGGTTGCTTATGTCTATCACCTGAAGAAGAACATCCGCTTCATTCAGCTCCTCAAGGGTTGCCCTGAATGCGGCAAACAGTTCTCGGGGAAGATCTCTGATAAATCCGACAGTGTCTGTTATAATCGCCTCTGTATCCCTTGGAAAACGGAGCCTTGAGCTTTTCGGATCGAGTGTGGCAAAAAGACGGTCTTCTGTAAAAACTCTGCTTTCCGTCAGGGTATTGAGGAGTGTAGACTTCCCCGCATTGGTGTAGCCGATAATTGAGATGATCGGGAGATCCCTTTTCCCTCTCTTTACTCTGCGCTGTTTCCGGCTCTTCTGAATACCTTTCATCCCCTGCTCCAGATGACGAATTTTATCCCTGACACGTCGCCGATTAATCTCAAGCTTTGTCTCACCCGGCCCCCTCCCGCCGATACCTCCGGTGAGACGGGACATGGCCGTGTTTTTCGTGACAAGCCTTGGAAGGAGATACTTTAACTGGGCAAGTTCTACCTGTATCTTCCCCTCCCTGCTGTGGGCTCTCCTGGCAAAGATATCGAGTATCAACTGAGTGCGGTCGATTACTTTAAGTTCGGTAAAATCGGCAATGTTGCGTATCTGGGCGGGGGTGAGTTCATGATCGAAGATCAGGAGATTTGCCCCCATCTGAAGGGCCTTGATCGTGAGCTCTGAAAATTTTCCCCTCCCTAATACGAATTTTGGATCGATCCTCTCTCTGTGCTGGATCGTCGAGTCGAGAACCTCAACACCGCACGATATGGCGAGCTCCTTCAATTCAGCCATGGAACTCTGACTGTCATAAAGGGGATCGGTCTCCACTCTCATGAGAAATGCCCGTTCAGTGGAGTCCACCGCTCTCATCTTCTGTTTTCTTGCAAACTCTCCTTCCAGGGCCTGTATG contains the following coding sequences:
- the hflX gene encoding GTPase HflX; the encoded protein is LTHELARNLAELSREINRQIGLLITRKGEISYIIIGDHRQIVIPDLGGFRSAATRLKGLRLIHTHLKGEKVTQDDLTDLALLRLDLVCAVEVDSNGIPGVAHTAHLIPENPDGEYWLFLKPARSSEMNLNFTDFIQALEGEFARKQKMRAVDSTERAFLMRVETDPLYDSQSSMAELKELAISCGVEVLDSTIQHRERIDPKFVLGRGKFSELTIKALQMGANLLIFDHELTPAQIRNIADFTELKVIDRTQLILDIFARRAHSREGKIQVELAQLKYLLPRLVTKNTAMSRLTGGIGGRGPGETKLEINRRRVRDKIRHLEQGMKGIQKSRKQRRVKRGKRDLPIISIIGYTNAGKSTLLNTLTESRVFTEDRLFATLDPKSSRLRFPRDTEAIITDTVGFIRDLPRELFAAFRATLEELNEADVLLQVIDISNPNFEGHITTVEKILEELDLANKPVIRVFNKEDCFPDKTLLETLCRRFKATAISALNRETLHGLIEKMETFVNGNIKIEN